A region of the Pseudomonas anguilliseptica genome:
GTTGGCGAAGCGCTGGGCGTTGGTGCCACGCTGCGCCTGCTGAATACCGACGGCCACCCGGTTGCCGAAGCCGAGCGCTATACCTCAAGCGTACGTCTGCGTGACCTGTTCACCCTGGAAGAAACCCTCAAGCAACTGCAGCCGCCCACCTGGCCGGAAGAGGTGTTCGGCAAGGTCAATCTGCCGCTGGCCAGCCGTGGCCGCGCGTTATTTACCGAGAACTGTGCCTACTGCCATGCGCCTGACCCGAAGAAACCGGATGAGCGTTTTGCCCCCGCTCGCGATCCCGAGTGGCGCGTGCGCGTGGTACCGACCTCCATCGTCGGCACCGACCCGACCACAGCGGACAATATCGCCGACCACCGCTTCGATATCAGTAAACTGGGCTGGACCAAGGCCGAGCTGAGCAAGCTGGATGTGCGCCTGTTTGGCGCCACGCTGGACGATATCGACATGCGCAGTATCTCCAGCGCCAAGGCCCTGGCCTATGTCACCGCCTATGTGGAAAACCGCGCCTATCAGGATGCTGGCATTTCCGAGCGTGAACGCTGGCGCATGGACGGTTTCGGCCTGCCGATTGGCGTGCAGGAAAAGCGCGGCTACAAGGCGCGTCCGCTGGATGGCATCTGGGCCACCCCACCATTCCTGCATAACGGGTCGGTGCCAACCCTATTCCAGCTACTCTCGCCGGTTTCTGAGCGGGAAACCCAGTTCTGGGTAGGCAATTTCGAGTTCAACCCGAAACAGATTGGCTACAACAGCGAAAAATTCACCGGTGGTTTCCACTTCGATACCCAGGTTACCGGCAACAGCAATCGCGGCCATGAATTCCGCGCGGGATGCCGTGAAGACGGCGTAATCGGCCGGGCCCTGCAACCGGAAGAACGCTGGGCGCTGATCGAGTACCTCAAGGTTCTCGGTAATCCCACGCTGGAGCAGCAACTACAGCCTGTGGCCGCCAAAGAGTGGACGCTGGGCCCGTCTTGCCAGAACTGAAGCGCACGTGGCGTGTGACCGCACACTGAGAATAATTAAAAGGAATTGACTGCATGTTTAAACGATTCTGGCTCTGGCTTGGCCGCGTACTGGGCAAATTGCTGGTCCTCGTATTGACCATTGCTATTGGCGGCTGGGGCATCGGCGCGGCCTATTACGCTTGGAAGTTCTCCGGTCCAGTATCCACTGAAGAGCAGGTCCCGGCCGATGAAGCCGCGCTCACCCAAGGCATCATCGAAGATGCCATTCGCGTGGTCGAACAGCACCGTGACAACACACGGGTACTGCGTGATGCTCACGCCAAGGCTCATGGCTGCGTGAAGGCCGAAGTCACCGTCAGTGCTGATATCGATAGCAGCTTGCAACGCGGTGTGCTCAGCGAGCCAGGGAAAACCTGGCAAGCCTGGATGCGCCTGTCCAACGGTAATGCCTACCCGCAATTCGACCGAGCTCGCGATGCCCGCGGCATGGCGATCAAGCTGCTGGATGTGCCTGGAGAAAAACTTACGCAAAGCCCGCAGCACGCCAGCGAGCAGGACTTTGTGATGTTTAATCACCCAGCGTTTTTCGTGCGTGACGTGGCCGAGTACAAAAGCAATTTCGCTGCCCAGGCCGACGGTAAAAAGGCCATGGCCTTCTTCCCCAGCTGGAGCCCCAGCACCTGGGAAATCCGCCATCTGATCATCGCCCTGAAAACGCTGTCCCCTGCCCCGGAAACACCGGTGGCAAACACTTACAACTCCATTGCCCCATTCAAACTGGGCGAGCACAACATCAAGTACCGGGTTATTCCTCAACCGGAAGCCTGCCCGGAGTACCAGCTGCCTGAACAGAACCATGACCTGCCGAATTTCCTGCGCAATGCGCTGTACCAGCAGTTGTCGCTGGATCGCGTACCCGCCTGTTTTGCCCTGCAGGTTCAGCGGCAGAACGCGGAGTACTACATGCCCATCGAAGACCCCAGTGTTGAATGGAGCGAAGCCATTTCGCCGTTCGAAACCGTCGCCACCATCAACGTGCCGGCACAGGACTTTGATAGCCGCGAGCAGAACCTGTTCTGTGACAACCTGTCCTTCAACCCCTGGCATGCGCTGCCTGAACATCGCCCGATTGGCGGCATCAACCGCCTGCGAAAGGCGGTCTACGAGGCTGTCAGCATCTACCGGTTGGAGCGTAATCAACCATAAAACTGTATCCAATTCTCTGTGCTACTCGGTTAACAGCTGCTGAGCTGGTAATATTCGCGCCTTGCTAAACACGCTGTTAGCCGCGTACCACCTGAGAGAAAGACCGTGGAATTGTTCAAAGAGTTTATGTTCGAGGCCGCCCACCGCCTGCCTCACGTCCCCGAAGGCCACAAATGCGGACGCCTGCACGGCCACTCCTTCAAGGTCGCGGTGTATATCGAAGGTGAGGTCGATCCTTATACCGGCTGGATTCGCGACTTCTCCGAGATCAAGGCGATCTTCAATCCACTCTATGAGCAGCTTGATCATAACTACCTGAACGATATTCCCGGCCTGGAAAACCCGACCAGTGAAGTGCTGGCCAAATGGATTTGGCAGCAACTCAAGCCGCTGCTGCCTGAGCTGTCGCGTATCCGTATCCACGAAACCTGCACCAGCGGTTGCGAGTACCGCGGCGATTGACCCTCGCCTGGCGCCTGCTTGAGACGCCAGGCAGCTCCCTGCCCCTCACCGTCCACCATTGGATTGCCAAATCAATTGTGCTGAGCGCAAGAACAACGATTGGCAAAAAATCCACCGGAAGATTTCATAAATTTGAAACCGGTTCGAAAAAAGCAGGCGAACTTGTTATTAGCCAGGCACTGCTTTAGGGTGCGGTGCACTTTACCTGGATGGGTAAAGCGTCTTACTGGATAAGCGAAAAGGAATCACGACATGTTGAAGAAAATTGCTCTGGCTGCCGGCCTGGTTACCCTGCTCAGCGGTTGCGCCTCTGGCCTGTCGCCAGTTAGCGTTGGCCTGATCACCGACGTCAAAGGCCCGATCACTGCCACCACCGCTTCCGGTAACAAAACCGGTACTGCTTGCGCCACCACCATCATTGGTCTGATCAACAAAGGCGACGCTTCCATTGCTGCCGCCAAGGCCAACGGCAACATCGGCACCATCGCTACCGCTGATTACCACACCAAAGGCTTCTACCCGTTCTTCGGCGAAACCTGCGTGAACGTAACCGGTAACTAAGTTGCCCGACTGCCCCCAAACCCTGTTTGGGGGCAGTACAGAAAACCCGCTCCTCTAGAGGCCGTAGCCTGCCAAGGCTGACAAGAACTGCGCCTCGTCAATCACCCGCACACCAAGCTCACTGGCTTTTGCCAGCTTCGAGCCCGCCCCTGGCCCTGCGACCACACAACTGGTTTTTGCCGAAACCGACCCTGCCACCTTGGCGCCCAGGCTTTCCAGCTTTTCCTTGGCCACATCGCGACTCATCACTTCCAGCGTGCCGGTCAGTACCCAGGTTTGCCCTGCTAGCGGCAAGCCTTCGATAACTCTTTTCTCGCTGTGCCAGTGCATGCCAAAGGCTTTTAGCTGCGCTTCGATGGCCCGCGCACGTTGTGCATTGGCCGGCACATCGAAGAACTCGCGTACCGCCTTGGCTTGCTTCTCGGGCAGAGTCTGGCGCATATCCAGCCAGTCAGCCGCCAGTACAGCCTCCAGGCTGAGAAACTTATCCGCCAGCTTCTGCGCGCCACCGGGGCCTACAGATGGAATATTCAACTTGTCGAGCATCCCGGCCAGGGTAGCGCTGGCACTGAATTCGGCACTCAGCTCGCCTTGCTCCTGCAGTTGAAAACCGCATTGATCACTGGCCAACAAGGCTGCAATCACCTGCTGGTTATGGCTGTCGGCAAAGAAGCAGTGGATCTCATGTGCGACCTCTAAACCGATATCCGGCAGGTAGGTCAGCACTTCCGGCAAGGCCCGCTGTACGCGTTCTAGAGATGCCAGTGAACGGGCCAGCACCTTGGCGGTTTCCTCGCCCACATCGGGTATACCGAGAGCGTAGATAAAACGCGCCAGACTCGGTTGCTTGCTGTCGGCAATGGCCTGCAGCAGCTTGTTGCTGGAAACCTCGGCAAAGCCTTCCAGGTTGATGATCTTTTCATACGTCAACTTGTACAGATCAGCCGGCGAGGCGATCAGCTGCTCATCAACCAGCTGTTCAATGGTCTTGTCGCCCAGCCCTTCGATGTCCATGGCCCGCCGTGAGACAAAGTGAATGATCGCCTGCTTGAGCTGCGCAGCGCAGGCCAGGCGGCCGACACAACGGTATCCCGAACCTTCGCTGAAGGTTTCCTTGCCCTTGCTGCGTCTGACCAGTTGGGTCCGTTCAACGTGAGAGCCGCACACCGGGCAGCTCTCGGGAATCTGTACGGGCCTGGCATGCAGTGGGCGCCGCTCAGGCACTACCTGCACCACTTGTGGAATCACATCGCCGGCGCGGCGGATGATCACCGTATCGCCGATCATCACCCCCAGACGCGCCACTTCATCCATGTTATGCAGCGTGGCATTAGACACTGTAACACCGGCCACCTTGACCGGTTTCAGGCGTGCCACCGGGGTAACCGCACCCGTACGGCCAACCTGGAACTCCACATCCAGCAGCTCGGTCAGCTCTTCCGTCGCCGGGAATTTGTGGGCAATCGCCCAGCGCGGCTCACGGGCGCGGAAGCCGAGTTCGCGCTGATAGGCCAGGCTGTTGACCTTGAACACCACACCGTCGATCTCGTAAGCCAACGACTCGCGGCGCTCACCAATGCTGCGGTAATACGCCAGGCATTCATCGGCGCCCTTGGCCAGTTTCAGCTCGCGACTGATCGGCATACCCCATTGTTTCAGGGCTTCAAGAATGCCGAAATGCGTTTGTGGTAGCTCGCCCTGCACCTGACCGATGCCGTAGCAGCAGAACTCCAGAGGACGGCTGGCGGTAATTTTCGAATCCAGCTGGCGCAGGCTGCCCGCCGCCGCATTACGCGGATTGGCGAAAGTCTTACCGCCCTGCTCCAGCTGCCGAGCATTCAACGCATCAAAACCGGCCTTGGACATAAAGACTTCGCCACGCACTTCCAATACAGACGGCCAGCCCTCGCCTTGCAGCTTTAATGGCACATTACGAATGGTGCGTACGTTGACGCTGATATCCTCGCCCGTGCTGCCATCGCCACGCGTAGCGCCACGCACCAGCAGGCCGTCGCGGTACAACAGGCTGACCGCCAAACCATCAAGCTTGGGCTCGCAGCTGTATTCAACCTCAGTACCGCCGCCAAACAGATCGCCTGCTGGCAAATCCAGCCCCTCACGCACCCGGCGATCGAAATCCAGCAGGTCGGATTCTTCGAAGGCGTTGCCCAGGCTGAGCATCGGCACCTCATGCCTCACCTCACCGAAGGCCGAAAGCGCCAGGCTACCGACGCGCTGGGTCGGTGAGTCGGCCGTGACCAGTTCGGGGTGCTCTATCTCCAGGGCTTTGAGCTCATGAAACAGGCGATCATATTCGGCGTCGGGAATACTCGGCTCATCGAGTACGTGATAGCGGTAGTTATGCCCATCCAGTTCGGCGCGCAGTTGCACTATACGCTGGGCGGCAATAGAAGCATCGGTCATTGCGGTGTGCTCTCAAACGAAAAGAGCAGCCGTGGCTGCTCTTGGTATTTCATCGGTTAAATCAGCGCTTATTGGTCAATTGCTTGCGTTCATATTCGACGATGCGCTGGCGGTAGTGCTCGATAGTTTGCGCGGTCATCACGCTGCGTTGGTCATCCTTCAATTCACCACCCAGCTCGTGGGCCAGTTTGCGTGCTGCAGCCACCATTACATCAAACGCCTGTTTGGGGTGACGCGGGCCGGGCAAGCCAAGAAAGAAACTTACGGCACGGGTGCTGAAGCCTTCAATATCGTCGAGATCAAAAGTGCCAGGTTTCAACGCATTGGCCATGGAAAACAGCACCTCACCATTACCCGCCATGCTTTCGTGACGATGGAAGATGTCCATCTCGCCAAAACGCAGGCCACTTTCGAGAATATTCTGCAACAGAGCCGGGCCTTTAAAGCCTTCTTCGTCGCGGGCAATCACGTTGATCACCAATACTTCTTCAACCGGTGGTAATTCCTTATTGCTGCTCTGGTTTTGACTGACGGGTTTGACCACATCGTCATCAACCGGATTAAGCAGCGTCGGCACGGGTTCTTCCAGGCCCAGATTAAGGTCACCTTGTTGCGGCTCACCGCTGCGGCGACGATTTAACTCACGCGCGCTCAGCGACGGCAGGTCTTCCTCATCAAAAGCGGGTTCATTACTGCGATCAATAACCCGCGGAGGGCTGAGCAGATCGGGATCACTGTCATCATCCGGCAGGTTGGCAAAACTGCGGTCAAGTTTGAACTTGAGTTTGCCCTTACCACCGCGCATCCGCCGCCAGCCATCAAACAGGATGCCGGCAATCACAATAATGCCGATGACAATCAGCCACTCGCGCAGACCGAATTCCATGAAATACCTTAACCCCTGATAAAAATGTGATGAAAAAGGCCTTCCCGGCCATCTTGCTAATTCTTTTACGCGACGCCAAGCCTATGTTCTATCAGGCCTTTCCCTGCGTTATAACGCCACGTCTAATAACAATGCGCATTAAGCTAGCACGACGAAAGATAACTTTACACCGCCCAGGCCATCATGATTCAACCAAGGCCAACGCTTCCTCCACATCCACAGCCACCAACCGCGAACAACCGGGCTCGTGCATGGTTACGCCCATCAACTGATCGGCCATTTCCATGGCGATTTTATTGTGGGTGATATAGATAAATTGCACGGTTTCCGACATCTCTTTTACCAGCCGTGCATAGCGCCCGACGTTAGCATCATCCAGCGGCGCATCCACCTCATCGAGCATGCAGAATGGCGCTGGATTGAGTTTGAAAATGGCAAAAACCAGGGCCAGGGCCGTCAACGCTTTTTCCCCGCCGGACAACAAGTGAATGGTGCTGTTCTTCTTGCCAGGTGGGCGCGCCATGATGGTTACGCCGGTATCCAGCAAGTCTTCACCGGTCAGCTCCAGATAAGCGTTGCCGCCACCGAATACTTTCGGGAAGAGCGCCTGCAAGCCGCCGTTGATTTGATCAAAGGTTTCCTTGAAGCGGTTACGGGTTTCCTTGTCGATCTTGCGAATCACGTTTTCCAGGGTTTCCAGCGCTTCCACCAGATCAGCGTTCTGCGCGTCCAAGTAACGCTTGCGCTCGGATTGTTGCTGGTATTCGTCGATCGCCGCCAGGTTAATCGGCCCTAAGCGCTGAATACGTGCGGCCAGGCGCTCCAGCTCTTCTTCCCAGGCTTTCTCGCTGGCTTCGGCTGGCAAAATCGCCAGCACGCCATGCAGATCGTAGTTGTCTTCCAGCAACTGATCCTGCAACGCCTTGCGCCGCACGGTCAGCGACTGCCAATCCATACGCTGCTGTTCCAATTGGCCGCGCAACAACTGTGCCTGTTGCTCGGCCTGGGTGCGGCGCTTTTCCGCATCACGCAGCTCGCGATCGGCATCTTCCAGG
Encoded here:
- a CDS encoding di-heme-cytochrome C peroxidase, whose translation is MRILRRALYGLLLLLVVGLLVALYFIANPNLPIYQQPDKLHYLDQWSAEERQTYYYTPQGTQVKGLRYEWFSALELPFSSSKFATPDYLARFGFLVDPAQQPTQLNPGNLPVGFARHADAESGEHFLDISCAACHTGELRYKGQAVRIDGGAALHSLASTVPTVRGGSFGQALGMSMAFTYYNPLKFRRFAKQVLGDEYTSQKAQLRRDFKVVLDRLLGTAFNDWHRGLYPTEEGFGRTDAFGRIANSVFGDAIDPSNYRVADAPVSYPQVWDIWKFDWVQWNGSAMQPMARNVGEALGVGATLRLLNTDGHPVAEAERYTSSVRLRDLFTLEETLKQLQPPTWPEEVFGKVNLPLASRGRALFTENCAYCHAPDPKKPDERFAPARDPEWRVRVVPTSIVGTDPTTADNIADHRFDISKLGWTKAELSKLDVRLFGATLDDIDMRSISSAKALAYVTAYVENRAYQDAGISERERWRMDGFGLPIGVQEKRGYKARPLDGIWATPPFLHNGSVPTLFQLLSPVSERETQFWVGNFEFNPKQIGYNSEKFTGGFHFDTQVTGNSNRGHEFRAGCREDGVIGRALQPEERWALIEYLKVLGNPTLEQQLQPVAAKEWTLGPSCQN
- a CDS encoding catalase family protein, yielding MFKRFWLWLGRVLGKLLVLVLTIAIGGWGIGAAYYAWKFSGPVSTEEQVPADEAALTQGIIEDAIRVVEQHRDNTRVLRDAHAKAHGCVKAEVTVSADIDSSLQRGVLSEPGKTWQAWMRLSNGNAYPQFDRARDARGMAIKLLDVPGEKLTQSPQHASEQDFVMFNHPAFFVRDVAEYKSNFAAQADGKKAMAFFPSWSPSTWEIRHLIIALKTLSPAPETPVANTYNSIAPFKLGEHNIKYRVIPQPEACPEYQLPEQNHDLPNFLRNALYQQLSLDRVPACFALQVQRQNAEYYMPIEDPSVEWSEAISPFETVATINVPAQDFDSREQNLFCDNLSFNPWHALPEHRPIGGINRLRKAVYEAVSIYRLERNQP
- the queD gene encoding 6-carboxytetrahydropterin synthase QueD encodes the protein MELFKEFMFEAAHRLPHVPEGHKCGRLHGHSFKVAVYIEGEVDPYTGWIRDFSEIKAIFNPLYEQLDHNYLNDIPGLENPTSEVLAKWIWQQLKPLLPELSRIRIHETCTSGCEYRGD
- a CDS encoding TRL-like family protein is translated as MLKKIALAAGLVTLLSGCASGLSPVSVGLITDVKGPITATTASGNKTGTACATTIIGLINKGDASIAAAKANGNIGTIATADYHTKGFYPFFGETCVNVTGN
- the ligA gene encoding NAD-dependent DNA ligase LigA, whose amino-acid sequence is MTDASIAAQRIVQLRAELDGHNYRYHVLDEPSIPDAEYDRLFHELKALEIEHPELVTADSPTQRVGSLALSAFGEVRHEVPMLSLGNAFEESDLLDFDRRVREGLDLPAGDLFGGGTEVEYSCEPKLDGLAVSLLYRDGLLVRGATRGDGSTGEDISVNVRTIRNVPLKLQGEGWPSVLEVRGEVFMSKAGFDALNARQLEQGGKTFANPRNAAAGSLRQLDSKITASRPLEFCCYGIGQVQGELPQTHFGILEALKQWGMPISRELKLAKGADECLAYYRSIGERRESLAYEIDGVVFKVNSLAYQRELGFRAREPRWAIAHKFPATEELTELLDVEFQVGRTGAVTPVARLKPVKVAGVTVSNATLHNMDEVARLGVMIGDTVIIRRAGDVIPQVVQVVPERRPLHARPVQIPESCPVCGSHVERTQLVRRSKGKETFSEGSGYRCVGRLACAAQLKQAIIHFVSRRAMDIEGLGDKTIEQLVDEQLIASPADLYKLTYEKIINLEGFAEVSSNKLLQAIADSKQPSLARFIYALGIPDVGEETAKVLARSLASLERVQRALPEVLTYLPDIGLEVAHEIHCFFADSHNQQVIAALLASDQCGFQLQEQGELSAEFSASATLAGMLDKLNIPSVGPGGAQKLADKFLSLEAVLAADWLDMRQTLPEKQAKAVREFFDVPANAQRARAIEAQLKAFGMHWHSEKRVIEGLPLAGQTWVLTGTLEVMSRDVAKEKLESLGAKVAGSVSAKTSCVVAGPGAGSKLAKASELGVRVIDEAQFLSALAGYGL
- the zipA gene encoding cell division protein ZipA; amino-acid sequence: MEFGLREWLIVIGIIVIAGILFDGWRRMRGGKGKLKFKLDRSFANLPDDDSDPDLLSPPRVIDRSNEPAFDEEDLPSLSARELNRRRSGEPQQGDLNLGLEEPVPTLLNPVDDDVVKPVSQNQSSNKELPPVEEVLVINVIARDEEGFKGPALLQNILESGLRFGEMDIFHRHESMAGNGEVLFSMANALKPGTFDLDDIEGFSTRAVSFFLGLPGPRHPKQAFDVMVAAARKLAHELGGELKDDQRSVMTAQTIEHYRQRIVEYERKQLTNKR